Genomic window (Phycisphaeraceae bacterium):
TACGTGGTTCTGGAGGGTGCCTGACTGAGTGCAAGGCAGCGGGGCAGTTTGCGTACCGGAAGTTGACCGATAAGACGACTTATCGGTCAAATCCTGAATGATTCCGGCGGGTTAGGCCACTTGCTTTCGTGGCGTTCTGCTGCGGATCGCCTCCTCGATGGCGTGTCGAAGTGCGACGATGTCGTAGCTCGATGCCGTTGGGACTCGCAGAAGCGGAACTCCAGCGACACGCATGGCGTTGTCGAGGAATGCGTCCCGCTCTCGGCGATCGGCCAGACCATGAGTCGGGTCGTCGAGCTCAATGCCAAGGACGATCCTCGTAGTCTCTGGTTCGCAGAGGACGAAGTCGAGCTGCTTGGAGCTGATGAGTGCACCATGCCCAGCGGACCAGGCATGCCGCGAGCAGTTGATCACGTCTGCCAGGCGAACGCTCATTGCAACGGTGAAGCGGTCAGAGACGGCGTCCTGCAATGACCGGAAGAAGAGTCGCTCGCTCTTGGTCAGCAGATGCGTCCGTGCGTGATACGGATAATGGCCTTCCTTGATGGCGACGCGATGCCGCCACCGGTGGATGGGAGGCAGTTGGCGGCTGCGGCGGCGTCCTTCGCTACGCCCTCGCAGCAGTAGCAGTACAACGGTGACGGCGAGAACGCCGGTGAGCAGTAGCCGGATGTCCATCCTGCTGTGATAGCACGACCAGCGAACGGAGTGAATGAGACGTACCCCGTATTGCTGGAGCTGGTGTGGCGCGCTCGCTGAGCCCTGGGTACAATCGGGCAACTCACGGCACTTGGCGGCCCAGTATTCGCC
Coding sequences:
- a CDS encoding DUF2726 domain-containing protein; this translates as MDIRLLLTGVLAVTVVLLLLRGRSEGRRRSRQLPPIHRWRHRVAIKEGHYPYHARTHLLTKSERLFFRSLQDAVSDRFTVAMSVRLADVINCSRHAWSAGHGALISSKQLDFVLCEPETTRIVLGIELDDPTHGLADRRERDAFLDNAMRVAGVPLLRVPTASSYDIVALRHAIEEAIRSRTPRKQVA